GGCGATGCGGAACCCGAAATCCGGGCTGGCGGTGATGGTGCCTCGCACGCGGGAGATGGTCTCGAGCCACCCGCGCAGGTTCCGGATCGCGGGGGTGATGAGATGCGAGGGACGCCCGCAGAACAGGGGCAGACAGACGAAGCGAACGAGCCCGAGGTCGTGGTGCAGCGGAAGCCAGGAGACGAAGACGTCGTCGGGTCGGATGGACAGGGCCGTGGCGATGAGTTCGAGACACGCCATCAGGCTTCGATGCGGGACGGCAGCGGCACGAGGCTCTCCCGTCGTGCCGGACGTGATCTGCAGATACGCCGTGTCGGCGCCCGTGGGGCCGGGAAGACGGAGCTCCCGACGTGGCCGCTCGTCCAGGAGGGCCTCGACGGCGACGAGCTCGCAGCCGCCACCGTTCGCGCGCCACAACGCCTCGAGCGTCGGGCCAGAGGCGAGCGCGAAACGGCATCCGGCCTGTCGGAGCCGCTCGAGGGCGGTCGCGGCCGGGAAGGAGGGATTGATGGCGACGGGCGCACCGCCGAGGAGCTGGATCGCGAAGAAGCTCCGGATGAACTCGATCCCGGTTCCGAGGACGAGTCCGCAGTGGTCCCCGGCCTTCACGCCGCGGGCCGCGAGGGCCACCGCCGTGCCCTGCGCGTCAGCCAGGAGCTCGGCATAGGTGATATCCGCGCGCTCGGCGGAGTAGGCGAGCGCCTGGGGGGATTCCGCCGCGCGCGCCCGCAGGACGTCGACGATGGTCGCTGGACGAGGAAGTGTGGGCATTTGTGTCGACACCCGTCGCGACGGATAGTATCATCGCCCTCGTGGCGGTGACGGAAGATTGCGCGCCTGTCTCCCCGCCGGTCGTGGCGTCACGCCCGCTCGCGAAGCGGCGCCGGCGACGCCGGAGGCTCACGATCGCGGTCCGCGACCGTGCCGTCGGCCTCATCGCCCGCCTCGCCGTCCGCGTTTTCAGCCATACGAGCCCTGTCACGACGGCGCGACTCGCGCGCGCGGCGGGAACAGTCACGTATCACCTCGCCAGGAAGGAACGAGCGCAGGCGCTGTCCAACCTCGCCCGGGCCTATGCCGGCGGCCTGCGGCCCCGGGAACGCCGCGCCCTCGCCAGGGCGGCGTTCCAGTCGGTCGCCATGACCGTGGCCGAGGCCGTCGCGGCTCTGCGGTGGCGCGAGGACGACCTTCGCGACCGCGTGCGCGTCGATGGAATCGACCATTGCCGTGCCGCGCTCGCACGGGGTCAAGGTGTGGTGTTCGTCGCCGCCCACCTCGGAAGCTGGGAGCTCGTGCCGCTGGCTCTCCGGCATCACCTCGACCTCGCGGTCGCCGCCGTCGCGCGCGACATCCGGAACCCGTGGCTGCACGAGGCCGTCCGCGACGTGCGGGCGCGGCTCGGGGTCCGCGTGTACTCCCGCGATGGCCGGGAGCT
This is a stretch of genomic DNA from Candidatus Rokuibacteriota bacterium. It encodes these proteins:
- a CDS encoding lysophospholipid acyltransferase family protein — translated: MSTPVATDSIIALVAVTEDCAPVSPPVVASRPLAKRRRRRRRLTIAVRDRAVGLIARLAVRVFSHTSPVTTARLARAAGTVTYHLARKERAQALSNLARAYAGGLRPRERRALARAAFQSVAMTVAEAVAALRWREDDLRDRVRVDGIDHCRAALARGQGVVFVAAHLGSWELVPLALRHHLDLAVAAVARDIRNPWLHEAVRDVRARLGVRVYSRDGRELGYLRTLTRGGGVILMADQDTRHVRCTRVHFFGQVARAPLGPAHLARRTGAALVPIFLARAADSATGFVLRCHRPVLADLSLDEDADLCRMLQAVTDVLEAEIRRAPGQWVWMHRRWRA